From one Nilaparvata lugens isolate BPH chromosome 2, ASM1435652v1, whole genome shotgun sequence genomic stretch:
- the LOC111051191 gene encoding uncharacterized protein LOC111051191: MTSPSSTELFLEVIYTFPLLYDINHKDYKNVWKRDKIWEDIGKTLDAPGDELKKKWRNLRDTYVKYLKATKPTIEQAKKNYKTWTWATQMEKFKPYLGAEKTKVSDDRDESYLGHVLECELLEMDSPGPSSEPPSKRKKLVHSPTSISRNIENVAQSLENESQVNFDSTDHLMLSYSKTIKTFSRARQAGIKLKIAQLVNEAEMEQIREDEQSAQCFSSVGSWGNLQKR, encoded by the exons ATGACGAGCCCGTCAAGCACTGAACTTTTTTTGGAAGTCATTTATACATTTCCGCTGTTGTACGACATCAACCACAAGGACTATAAAAACGTATGGAAGAGGGATAAGATTTGGGAGGACATTGGCAAGACACTTGATGCTCCAG GTGACGAGTTGAAGAAAAAATGGAGAAATCTACGGGACACATATGTGAAGTATCTGAAGGCTACCAAACCTACCATTGAACAAGCAaaaaagaattacaaaacatgGACTTGGGCTACTCAGATGGAAAAGTTCAAACCTTACCTTGGAGCAGAAAAGACCAAAGTATCTGACGACAGAGATGAATCCTACTTGGGCCATGTGCTTGAATGTGAGTTGCTGGAAATGGACAGCCCTGGTCCTTCCTCCGAACCTCCTTCCAAGAGAAAAAAACTGGTTCATTCCCCTACATCCATCAGCAGAAATATTGAAAACGTGGCTCAATCACTCGAGAATGAAAGTCAAGTCAATTTCGATTCAACAGACCATTTGATGTTGAGttattcaaaaacaataaaaactttTTCTCGTGCCAGACAGGCAgggataaaattgaaaattgcacAGTTAGTGAATGAAGCTGAAATGGAGCAAATTCGAGAAGACGAACAATCTGCGCAATGCTTCTCGTCAGTAGGCAGCTGGGGAAATTTGCAAAAACGCTAA